In the Variovorax sp. S12S4 genome, one interval contains:
- a CDS encoding Bug family tripartite tricarboxylate transporter substrate binding protein, with amino-acid sequence MNNRRHFLHTLGAATALGTLSPLAALAQALEQVKIYYGFPAGSSGDSVARRVGEKLAGSAYTRNVAVVENKPGAGGRIALETLKSAPADGSVLALSPFSCTSIYPHIYSKLSYDPSKDFVPVSIAAVMHHGLAVGQLVPPDVRTVKDFLAWAKANPNQASYGSPAAGSTPHFIGALLGLNNGVDLKHVPYRGSIPGVTDVVGGQIAAMVTPSGDFIPNHKAGKLRLIATSGKARSPFSPEVPTFAEQGFGELTTEEWFGFYAPAKTPASVVAAANAAINAAIKEKVVTDSLAVVGLIAQGSTAEEMARSQRAEAERWGPLVKKIGFTADS; translated from the coding sequence ATGAACAACCGCCGCCACTTCCTCCACACGCTGGGCGCAGCCACTGCGCTGGGCACCCTCTCGCCCTTGGCGGCGCTGGCCCAGGCGCTCGAGCAGGTCAAGATCTACTACGGCTTTCCGGCCGGCAGCTCGGGCGACAGCGTGGCGCGCCGCGTGGGCGAAAAGCTCGCGGGCTCCGCCTATACCCGCAACGTGGCGGTGGTCGAAAACAAGCCGGGCGCCGGCGGCCGCATTGCGCTGGAGACGCTCAAGAGCGCGCCGGCCGACGGCAGCGTGCTGGCGTTGTCGCCGTTCTCATGCACCTCGATCTATCCGCACATCTACAGCAAGCTCAGCTACGACCCGAGCAAGGACTTCGTGCCGGTGTCGATTGCCGCCGTCATGCACCATGGCCTTGCAGTCGGCCAGCTGGTGCCGCCCGATGTGCGCACGGTGAAAGACTTTCTCGCCTGGGCCAAGGCCAACCCCAACCAGGCCAGCTACGGCTCGCCGGCGGCGGGCTCTACGCCCCACTTCATCGGCGCGTTGCTGGGCCTGAACAACGGGGTCGACCTGAAGCACGTGCCCTACCGCGGCTCGATTCCCGGCGTGACCGATGTGGTGGGCGGGCAGATCGCGGCCATGGTCACTCCTAGCGGCGACTTCATTCCCAACCACAAGGCCGGCAAGCTGCGGCTGATCGCCACGTCGGGCAAGGCGCGCTCGCCCTTCTCGCCGGAAGTGCCGACCTTTGCCGAACAGGGTTTCGGCGAGCTGACGACCGAAGAGTGGTTCGGCTTCTATGCACCGGCCAAAACGCCCGCCAGCGTGGTGGCCGCGGCCAATGCCGCGATCAATGCGGCCATCAAGGAAAAGGTGGTGACGGACAGCCTGGCCGTGGTCGGCCTGATCGCCCAGGGCTCCACGGCCGAGGAGATGGCGCGTTCGCAGCGGGCCGAGGCGGAGCGCTGGGGGCCGCTGGTGAAGAAGATCGGCTTCACGGCGGACTCCTGA
- a CDS encoding GAF domain-containing protein, translating into MQPKLLDESLSAVARAHADTQQPQATFDALDKAVAATIGHRLFTILVHHREARESERVYTNMREAYPVGGRKPITDSPWMQQVMQRGLPYIGRNVDDLRDVFYDHELIVSLGCRSVLNIPLRWRGETLGTLNMLHEENWYGAGHVEVARVFAQLAVPAVMAQYTKEPLA; encoded by the coding sequence ATGCAACCCAAGCTTCTCGATGAATCGCTGTCGGCCGTCGCACGCGCGCACGCCGACACGCAGCAACCCCAAGCCACCTTCGACGCGCTCGACAAGGCTGTGGCCGCAACCATCGGCCACCGGCTCTTCACCATCCTGGTGCACCACCGGGAGGCGCGAGAGTCGGAGCGCGTGTACACCAACATGCGCGAGGCCTACCCGGTAGGCGGGCGCAAGCCGATCACCGACTCACCGTGGATGCAGCAGGTAATGCAGCGCGGCCTGCCTTACATCGGCCGCAACGTCGACGACCTGCGCGACGTTTTCTACGACCACGAACTCATCGTTTCACTGGGTTGCCGCAGCGTGCTGAACATTCCGCTGCGCTGGCGCGGCGAAACGTTGGGCACGCTCAACATGCTGCATGAAGAGAACTGGTACGGCGCCGGGCACGTCGAGGTCGCGCGCGTGTTCGCGCAACTGGCGGTGCCGGCCGTAATGGCGCAATACACCAAGGAGCCCCTGGCATGA
- a CDS encoding LysR family transcriptional regulator: MNYRSADLNLLKVFEALMTEGNVTRAASKLSLTQPAVSNALRRLRETFDDALFVRSGAGVNPTRRAIDLWEPLSQSLHAIRGTLDVERFDALRSTASISIAMSDYVSGIVVPRLASKLSKAAPSMQIHAIPNTLVDFDKVLADNKADFAISVYNEEVQRPAFLKSRALWSPDFVCVMRTGHPLARADRIPLKKFLAARHVDVSLVGKTTPTYDLFLHSRGLQRNLVATVNHYGAAYEVVRRSDLIAVLPWSEKFEPARLAGLRRMPVPLEAPARIIELFWHQRHETSALHQWLKNTLLALFEQPS, encoded by the coding sequence ATGAACTACCGCTCCGCCGATCTCAACCTGCTGAAGGTGTTCGAGGCCCTCATGACCGAAGGCAACGTCACGCGCGCAGCCAGCAAGCTGTCGCTCACGCAGCCCGCGGTCAGCAATGCGCTGCGCCGCTTGCGGGAAACCTTCGACGACGCGCTGTTCGTGCGCAGCGGCGCCGGTGTCAACCCGACGCGGCGGGCCATCGACCTGTGGGAGCCGCTGTCGCAGTCGCTCCATGCGATTCGCGGCACGCTCGACGTGGAGCGCTTCGACGCCCTGCGAAGCACCGCCAGCATCAGCATTGCAATGTCAGACTATGTGTCGGGCATCGTGGTGCCGCGGCTCGCCAGCAAGCTCAGCAAGGCGGCGCCGTCGATGCAGATCCACGCCATTCCCAACACGCTGGTGGATTTCGACAAGGTACTGGCCGACAACAAGGCCGACTTCGCAATCAGCGTCTACAACGAGGAAGTGCAGCGCCCGGCATTTCTCAAGTCAAGGGCGCTGTGGTCGCCGGATTTCGTCTGCGTCATGCGCACCGGGCATCCGCTGGCACGCGCCGACAGGATTCCGCTGAAAAAATTCCTGGCGGCGCGCCATGTGGACGTAAGCCTGGTTGGCAAGACCACGCCCACCTATGACCTGTTCCTGCACAGCCGCGGCCTGCAGCGCAACCTGGTCGCGACGGTGAACCACTACGGCGCGGCGTACGAGGTGGTGCGCCGTTCCGACCTGATTGCGGTGTTGCCCTGGTCCGAGAAGTTCGAGCCCGCGCGCCTGGCCGGCCTGCGCCGGATGCCGGTGCCGCTGGAGGCGCCGGCGCGCATCATCGAACTGTTCTGGCACCAGCGGCACGAGACCTCCGCGCTGCACCAGTGGCTGAAGAACACGCTGCTGGCTCTGTTCGAGCAGCCCTCGTGA
- a CDS encoding metal-dependent hydrolase family protein, whose product MTDAVLFKNASLLDPLRAELLEGHDLLVEDGVVREVSDKPLQSKTARVIDLKGKTLMPGLIDLHVHVIAVELNLSRQVHMPNVLITLRSVPMLRGMLRRGFTTVRDAGGAGFAFKQAVESGLAQGPRLFVSGRALSQTGGHGDMRARSDFLDPNAPCPTCVRVGALARVVDGVDAVRRAVREELQMGADQIKIMASGGVASPTDPVGAFGYSEDEIRAIVEEARARGTYVLAHAYTAEAIARAVRCGVRTIEHGNLVDAPTAALMAQTGAYAVPTLVTYDALANEGESFGLPKESVAKVADVREAGLRSLEIYKAAGVKMGFGSDLLGESQRLQSDEFRLRAEVLSPAEAIASATVIGAEVLGMPDRLGRLAPGALADLLVVDGNPLRDVSCLLGQGERIPLVMKEGVIQFNELA is encoded by the coding sequence ATGACCGACGCGGTGCTTTTCAAGAACGCCTCCCTGCTCGATCCGCTGCGCGCCGAGCTGCTGGAAGGCCACGACCTTCTGGTCGAGGACGGGGTAGTGCGCGAGGTCTCCGACAAGCCGCTGCAGAGCAAGACGGCGCGGGTCATCGACCTGAAGGGCAAGACGCTGATGCCCGGCCTCATCGACCTGCACGTGCACGTGATCGCGGTGGAGCTCAACCTCTCGCGGCAGGTGCACATGCCGAACGTGCTCATCACGCTGCGCAGCGTGCCCATGCTGCGCGGCATGCTGCGACGCGGGTTCACCACGGTGCGCGATGCCGGCGGGGCGGGGTTTGCGTTCAAGCAGGCGGTCGAATCCGGGCTGGCCCAGGGCCCGCGCCTGTTCGTCTCGGGCCGCGCGCTGAGCCAGACGGGCGGCCATGGCGACATGCGGGCACGCTCCGACTTTCTCGACCCCAATGCCCCCTGCCCGACCTGCGTGCGGGTCGGCGCGCTGGCACGCGTGGTCGACGGCGTCGACGCAGTGCGCCGGGCCGTGCGCGAAGAACTGCAGATGGGCGCGGACCAGATCAAGATCATGGCCTCGGGCGGCGTGGCCTCGCCGACCGATCCGGTGGGCGCTTTCGGCTACAGCGAGGACGAGATCCGCGCCATCGTCGAGGAAGCGCGGGCACGCGGCACCTATGTGCTGGCCCACGCCTACACCGCGGAAGCCATCGCCCGGGCCGTGCGCTGCGGCGTGCGGACCATCGAGCACGGCAACCTCGTGGACGCGCCCACCGCGGCGTTGATGGCGCAAACGGGCGCCTACGCAGTGCCGACGCTGGTCACCTACGACGCGCTGGCCAACGAGGGCGAGAGCTTTGGCCTGCCGAAGGAAAGCGTCGCCAAGGTGGCCGACGTGCGCGAGGCCGGCCTGCGCTCACTGGAGATCTACAAGGCGGCGGGTGTGAAGATGGGCTTCGGCTCGGACCTGCTGGGCGAATCGCAGCGGCTGCAGAGCGACGAGTTCCGCCTGCGTGCCGAGGTGCTGTCGCCGGCCGAGGCCATAGCCAGTGCAACCGTGATCGGCGCCGAGGTGCTGGGCATGCCAGACCGGCTGGGCCGCCTGGCGCCTGGTGCGCTGGCCGACCTCCTGGTGGTCGACGGCAATCCGCTGCGCGATGTCTCGTGCCTGCTGGGGCAAGGCGAGCGCATTCCACTGGTCATGAAGGAGGGTGTGATCCAGTTCAACGAACTGGCGTAG
- a CDS encoding feruloyl-CoA synthase → MTDDDFLLDESQIAPPRTVRIDFDDGSFALRSPMALKPYARCIGEWIERWARETPDALAFAERDESGEGWRKLDYRALRQAVGAVAQALLDLELPEGKPIAILSDNSIDHAVLMLAAMHIGRTACSLSSAYSRMAKDPSRLHGMLQALQPALVYASDAKVYGGALAGCGVEAVPVFSRNADAHAGALPFAQLLQASETPAVMQAYEAVLPDTHAKYLLTSGSTGKPKVVINTHRMLCANQQMMAQTWRFLTQEKPVLVDWLPWSHTFGANHNLNMVLCHGGALYIDEGRPAPGLIEKTVRNLREVKPTLLFNVPRGFDMLLPFLEADDALAAEVFSRLRLAFYAAAALAPSTWQRLEAVAKRVRPERPLWLTTSWGATETSPAITSAHWKLDGAGCIGAPLPGLELKFVPNGQKLEMRVKGVSVFPGYRHAPRETAEVFDDEGYYRIGDAGYLADADRPERGVVFNGRVAEDFKLSSGTWVSVGTLRVKLVSMLAPHVQDVVLTGHDSDEIGMLVFAAPQAAPQALAARIADVLRTLRDEGAGSSQCPTRALVLTEPPSLDAGEITDKGYINQRAVLTRRAADVARLHAGAHHDLQVIRPGA, encoded by the coding sequence ATGACCGACGACGACTTCCTCCTAGACGAGAGCCAGATCGCCCCGCCCCGCACGGTGCGCATCGACTTCGACGACGGCTCCTTCGCGCTGCGTTCGCCGATGGCGCTCAAGCCCTATGCGCGCTGCATCGGCGAATGGATCGAGCGCTGGGCGCGGGAAACGCCCGATGCGCTGGCTTTCGCGGAGCGCGACGAGAGCGGCGAAGGCTGGCGCAAGCTCGACTACCGCGCGCTGCGCCAGGCCGTGGGCGCGGTGGCACAGGCGCTGCTCGACCTGGAGCTGCCCGAGGGCAAGCCCATCGCGATCCTTTCGGACAACTCGATCGACCATGCCGTGCTGATGCTCGCGGCCATGCACATCGGGCGCACGGCCTGCTCGCTGTCGAGCGCTTACTCGCGGATGGCCAAGGACCCGTCGCGGCTGCACGGCATGCTGCAGGCGCTACAACCGGCGCTGGTCTACGCATCGGACGCCAAGGTGTACGGCGGCGCGCTCGCGGGCTGCGGCGTGGAGGCGGTGCCGGTGTTCAGCCGCAATGCCGACGCACACGCGGGCGCCCTGCCCTTCGCGCAACTGCTGCAGGCCAGCGAAACGCCGGCCGTGATGCAGGCCTACGAAGCCGTGCTGCCCGACACCCACGCCAAATACCTGCTGACTTCCGGCTCCACCGGCAAGCCCAAGGTGGTGATCAACACGCACCGCATGCTGTGCGCCAACCAGCAGATGATGGCGCAGACCTGGCGCTTCCTCACGCAGGAAAAGCCGGTGCTGGTCGACTGGCTGCCCTGGAGCCACACCTTCGGCGCGAACCACAACCTGAACATGGTGCTGTGCCACGGCGGCGCGCTCTACATCGACGAGGGCCGGCCCGCGCCCGGGCTCATCGAAAAGACGGTGCGCAACCTGCGTGAGGTGAAGCCCACGCTGCTGTTCAACGTGCCGCGCGGCTTCGACATGCTGCTGCCTTTTCTCGAAGCGGACGACGCGCTCGCGGCCGAGGTGTTCTCGCGGCTGCGGCTGGCCTTCTACGCGGCGGCGGCGCTCGCGCCGTCGACGTGGCAGCGGCTCGAGGCAGTGGCCAAGCGCGTGCGGCCAGAGCGGCCGCTGTGGCTTACCACCTCGTGGGGAGCGACCGAGACTTCGCCCGCCATCACGTCGGCGCACTGGAAGCTCGACGGCGCGGGCTGCATCGGCGCGCCGCTGCCGGGGCTGGAGCTCAAGTTCGTGCCCAACGGGCAGAAGCTCGAGATGCGCGTGAAGGGCGTTTCGGTGTTTCCGGGCTACCGCCATGCGCCGCGCGAAACGGCGGAGGTTTTCGACGACGAGGGCTACTACCGCATCGGCGATGCGGGCTACCTGGCCGATGCCGACCGGCCCGAACGTGGCGTGGTCTTCAACGGCCGCGTGGCCGAAGACTTCAAGCTCTCGAGCGGCACCTGGGTGTCGGTGGGTACCCTGCGCGTCAAGCTGGTGTCGATGCTGGCGCCGCATGTGCAAGACGTGGTGCTTACCGGCCATGACAGCGACGAGATCGGCATGCTGGTGTTTGCCGCTCCCCAGGCTGCGCCGCAGGCCCTGGCCGCGCGGATCGCCGACGTGCTGCGCACCCTGCGCGATGAGGGCGCGGGATCTTCGCAGTGCCCCACGCGCGCGCTGGTGCTCACCGAGCCGCCGAGCCTCGATGCGGGCGAGATCACCGACAAGGGCTACATCAACCAGCGCGCGGTACTCACGCGCCGCGCTGCCGACGTGGCGCGGCTGCACGCCGGGGCTCACCACGACCTGCAGGTGATACGCCCGGGCGCCTGA
- a CDS encoding 3-hydroxyacyl-CoA dehydrogenase NAD-binding domain-containing protein, with translation MEPTLRPAEIPQRVAVVATGVIGASWAAFFLAKGLDVDATDPSPDAEARLRAAVAAHWPTLERFGLAAGASAGRLRFQARLEDAVAEADFVQESGPERLDFKIDLFRRMDEAAPAHAILASSSSGLAISAVQAECKHPERVVLGHPFNPPHLIPLVEVVGGERTSAETIDRTMAFYAAIGKRPIHVKREVKGHIANRLQAALWREAFHLVNEGVASVADIDTAIAHGPGLRWAVMGPFMNLHLSGGAGGIEHVLAHLGGPIEDWWKDLGAPSMTEELKEKVAEGVAEELGSRRVADLEAARDILLLNLIRAKADTGKLD, from the coding sequence ATGGAACCGACTCTCCGACCTGCGGAAATCCCTCAGCGCGTGGCGGTGGTCGCCACCGGCGTCATCGGCGCCAGCTGGGCCGCCTTTTTCCTGGCGAAGGGCCTGGACGTGGACGCCACCGATCCCTCACCCGATGCCGAGGCGCGGCTGCGCGCGGCGGTGGCCGCGCATTGGCCGACGCTCGAACGCTTCGGCCTGGCCGCGGGCGCGTCGGCCGGGCGGCTGCGCTTTCAAGCGCGGCTTGAAGACGCGGTGGCGGAGGCCGACTTCGTCCAGGAGAGCGGCCCCGAGCGGCTGGATTTCAAGATCGACCTGTTCCGGCGCATGGACGAGGCCGCACCGGCCCACGCCATCCTGGCATCGAGCTCTTCGGGGCTGGCCATCAGCGCCGTGCAGGCCGAGTGCAAGCACCCGGAACGCGTGGTGCTGGGCCACCCGTTCAACCCGCCGCACCTGATTCCGCTGGTGGAAGTGGTGGGCGGCGAGCGCACTTCAGCCGAGACCATCGACCGCACGATGGCCTTCTATGCGGCCATCGGCAAGCGGCCGATCCACGTGAAGCGCGAGGTCAAGGGCCACATCGCCAACCGGCTGCAGGCCGCGCTCTGGCGTGAAGCCTTTCACCTGGTCAACGAAGGCGTGGCCAGCGTGGCCGACATCGACACCGCCATTGCGCACGGCCCCGGCCTGCGCTGGGCCGTGATGGGCCCTTTCATGAACCTGCACCTCTCGGGTGGCGCGGGCGGCATCGAGCATGTGCTCGCCCATCTGGGCGGACCGATCGAGGACTGGTGGAAGGACCTCGGCGCGCCGTCGATGACGGAAGAGCTCAAAGAGAAGGTGGCCGAGGGCGTGGCCGAAGAACTGGGTTCGCGGCGCGTGGCCGACCTCGAAGCCGCCCGCGACATCCTGCTGTTGAACCTGATTCGCGCCAAAGCCGATACCGGCAAACTCGACTAG
- a CDS encoding MFS transporter: MTMLSARIERLPFSGFHRRLLMMGGLGYTFDAMDAAVIAFVLPVLRTEWGLSSVQIGVLASANFIGFFFGALAAGTCGDLIGRRKVMMSALAIYCVASLFSGMVDSWTVFLALRIVAGFGAGAESAIIAPYLSEFVARRYRGTFTGALAGFFSFGFVAAALLGYFIVPAHPQGWRIVIFITAMPVLLLLWWRRALPESPRWLESQGRQTEAETIVDAMESETVQRGLALPALNAEDVAAPPPSNSRGSLLKNYATLVSSKLIRISTMTWLMWLAITFSYYSFFTWIPSLLIQNGMTITKSFGYSLVIYLAQIPGYFSAAWLNEKIGRQATIVSYMLLGGISALGLAFTHSDAQIMAAGVLLSFFMNGTYAGVYAYTPEVFPTQVRATGSGLASAIGRIGGITAPILVGFIYPALGFAGVFGMTTGVLLLGAAAVTFMGIPTRGRSLEDIAAAELS; this comes from the coding sequence ATGACCATGCTGTCGGCTCGTATCGAGCGCCTGCCCTTCTCCGGTTTTCACCGCCGGCTGCTCATGATGGGAGGGCTGGGCTACACCTTCGACGCGATGGACGCCGCGGTGATCGCCTTCGTGCTGCCGGTGCTGCGCACCGAATGGGGGCTCAGCAGCGTGCAGATCGGCGTGTTGGCCAGTGCGAACTTCATCGGCTTCTTCTTCGGCGCGCTCGCGGCCGGCACCTGCGGCGACCTGATCGGGCGGCGCAAGGTGATGATGTCGGCACTGGCGATCTACTGCGTGGCATCGCTGTTCAGCGGCATGGTCGACAGCTGGACGGTGTTTCTTGCGCTGCGCATCGTGGCCGGCTTCGGCGCCGGTGCAGAGAGCGCAATCATTGCACCCTATCTTTCGGAGTTTGTGGCGCGCCGCTACCGGGGCACTTTTACCGGCGCGCTGGCGGGCTTCTTCTCGTTCGGCTTTGTTGCGGCGGCGCTGCTGGGCTACTTCATCGTGCCGGCGCATCCACAAGGATGGCGCATCGTCATCTTCATTACCGCAATGCCGGTGCTGCTGCTGTTGTGGTGGCGGCGCGCGCTGCCCGAATCGCCGCGCTGGCTCGAAAGCCAGGGCCGGCAGACCGAGGCCGAGACGATCGTGGACGCAATGGAGTCCGAGACGGTGCAGCGCGGCCTTGCGTTGCCCGCGCTCAACGCGGAAGACGTGGCCGCGCCGCCGCCCAGCAACAGCCGCGGCAGCCTGTTGAAGAACTACGCCACGCTGGTCTCCAGCAAGCTCATCCGCATCAGCACCATGACCTGGCTGATGTGGCTGGCGATCACCTTCAGCTACTACTCGTTCTTCACCTGGATTCCCAGCCTGCTGATCCAGAACGGCATGACGATCACCAAGAGCTTCGGCTACTCGCTCGTGATCTATCTCGCGCAGATTCCTGGCTACTTCTCGGCCGCATGGCTCAACGAGAAGATCGGCCGGCAGGCCACCATCGTGAGCTACATGCTGCTGGGCGGCATCTCTGCGCTGGGGCTGGCCTTTACGCACAGCGACGCTCAGATCATGGCGGCGGGCGTTCTGCTGTCCTTCTTCATGAACGGCACCTACGCGGGCGTCTATGCCTACACACCCGAGGTGTTTCCGACCCAGGTGCGCGCAACGGGATCCGGCCTGGCGTCGGCCATCGGGCGTATCGGAGGCATCACGGCGCCGATCCTCGTGGGCTTCATCTATCCGGCGCTGGGTTTTGCGGGCGTGTTCGGGATGACCACGGGAGTGCTGCTGCTGGGCGCGGCGGCCGTCACTTTCATGGGCATTCCGACACGCGGCCGCTCGCTCGAAGACATTGCGGCAGCCGAACTTTCCTGA
- a CDS encoding AsmA-like C-terminal region-containing protein encodes MKRPLRLWLAGIAAVLLLGAGALVWVVSTRLPSDEEVAVRISEAFEKRFGVGLKVGGAHWALLPAPVLVLSNVSTDQPRPITLRRVTLQLKLRELLSRVIAVDEAEIESLVLPRESFRAFRGKGPKPKEGGNIVALPAPWTLAPVPLEKLRWRDVVWIDRRDIALAYDGEISFDANWRPRQARLERAGASPPARLRLDRAAAGQDRWRTRIDVGGGTWNGVTLLETLPDDRLRLSAELEPRQVDLEGLVQAFGRRTAVSGKVSGYSRLVAEADELGALIRSLHTRTTFSVRPATLTGLDLAKTVLTAGTDRSGTTPLDELTGTLDTQGTEDGIVLRYTNLKARSGVLTASGNLRFFNRKLDGELAVDIVDGVVGMPLKIGGTASNPEISLTGGALAGAAVGTAVLPGVGTAIGARVGQQVEKLFGAETPTKKAAPAPRKPGATPVR; translated from the coding sequence ATGAAGCGCCCCCTCAGACTCTGGCTTGCCGGCATTGCCGCGGTGCTGCTGCTCGGGGCCGGGGCGCTCGTGTGGGTGGTGAGCACCCGCTTGCCCAGCGACGAAGAGGTGGCCGTCCGGATCTCCGAAGCCTTCGAGAAGCGCTTTGGCGTCGGCCTGAAGGTGGGCGGCGCGCATTGGGCGCTGCTGCCGGCACCCGTTCTCGTGCTTTCCAATGTGTCTACCGACCAGCCCCGCCCGATCACGCTGCGCCGCGTCACGCTGCAGCTCAAGCTCAGGGAGCTGCTGAGCCGGGTGATTGCCGTGGACGAGGCCGAGATCGAAAGCCTGGTGCTGCCGCGCGAATCGTTTCGCGCATTTCGCGGCAAGGGCCCCAAGCCGAAGGAGGGCGGCAATATCGTCGCGCTGCCCGCGCCCTGGACGCTGGCCCCGGTGCCGCTGGAGAAGCTGCGCTGGCGCGACGTGGTCTGGATCGACCGGCGCGACATTGCGCTGGCCTACGACGGCGAAATCAGCTTCGACGCCAACTGGCGTCCGCGCCAGGCGCGGCTCGAACGGGCCGGCGCATCGCCTCCCGCCCGGCTGCGCCTTGACCGTGCAGCCGCAGGGCAGGACCGGTGGCGCACCCGCATCGATGTGGGCGGCGGCACGTGGAACGGCGTCACCCTGCTCGAAACGCTGCCGGACGACAGGCTGCGCCTGTCCGCCGAACTCGAGCCGCGCCAGGTCGACCTCGAAGGACTGGTGCAAGCCTTCGGCCGGCGCACCGCGGTGTCGGGCAAGGTGTCGGGCTATTCCCGGCTGGTGGCCGAGGCCGACGAACTGGGCGCGCTGATTCGCAGCCTGCACACTCGCACGACCTTCTCGGTGCGCCCCGCCACGCTCACCGGGCTGGATCTGGCCAAGACGGTGCTCACCGCTGGCACCGACCGCAGCGGCACCACGCCGCTCGACGAGCTCACCGGCACTCTCGACACCCAGGGCACCGAAGACGGCATCGTGCTGCGATACACCAACCTCAAGGCGCGCTCGGGCGTGCTCACCGCCAGCGGCAACCTGCGGTTCTTCAACCGAAAGCTGGACGGCGAGCTGGCGGTCGATATCGTCGACGGCGTGGTGGGCATGCCGCTCAAGATCGGCGGCACCGCCAGCAATCCCGAGATTTCGCTGACCGGCGGTGCACTGGCCGGTGCGGCGGTCGGCACCGCGGTGCTGCCGGGCGTGGGCACGGCCATCGGCGCGCGCGTGGGGCAACAGGTGGAAAAGCTGTTTGGCGCGGAGACACCCACCAAAAAGGCGGCGCCTGCGCCACGGAAGCCGGGCGCTACGCCAGTTCGTTGA